A genome region from Corallococcus exiguus includes the following:
- a CDS encoding TonB-dependent receptor family protein, whose protein sequence is MGAPTWAVAVVSFVVSSSALAQTPPPPPESPRAPAEAPLAPPPAASEPPAPPPTEEPAPATAAEPSVSAPVTEPAPSEPVQPEPAVAGAVPADAPLDGAPPVDNRRFESVVVGTSEAKTSGSIHILTPEKLQRYELDDPQAILQSVPGVYGRGEDGFGLRPNLGLRGVNPDRSKKVTLLEDGILFGPAPYSAPAAYYFPLMTRMQSVRVLKGPSSVQQGPQTVGGSVDLITRDIPAQESFGLDVAGGQYLYGKAHGFFGASTERAGFLIEGIHLRSSGFKDLDNSDATTGFHRNEWMAKARYRLVPDGDLRQTLQLKLGYSDEGSNETYLGLSDADFAANPLRRYKASQFDHMRWHRTQAVLSHVLEGRDITVTTSLYRQDLDRSWRKVNGFRGISISDVLADPTSARNAIYYSVLTGEQDSSTPGETILIGPNYRVFVNQGLQSVARWSARTGALSHNVEFGVRYHFDSIDRRHTQDGFRMVSGELVAEGGTTEVTADNKDSTHALALHATDAIAWGPLVVTPGVRLEVIRSKSVDKLESTTQNGSLEALMPGVGVYGALNPALGLFAGAYRGFSPPAPGQPQAVGPEKSINYEAGARWSRRSERFEVVGFFNDYSNLTDVCTFSNGCFNDNLDRQVDAGEANIYGLEAYAEKTFRPGGGITFPLTVAYTFTRTKLLNDFRSADPQFGNVVAGDELPYVPNHQLFASMGVEGARWGAFISSTFLSSMREQAGQGEIPEGLKTGALLTFDVNANWNITRWGQLYVSGRNLLDEAVIVGRRPYGARPNAPRMLIGGFKVQL, encoded by the coding sequence ATGGGTGCACCGACCTGGGCAGTCGCCGTCGTTTCCTTCGTTGTCTCCTCGTCGGCCCTGGCCCAGACGCCGCCGCCCCCACCAGAGTCTCCGCGGGCTCCGGCCGAGGCTCCGCTGGCACCTCCGCCGGCCGCGTCCGAGCCCCCTGCCCCGCCGCCCACCGAAGAGCCCGCTCCGGCCACCGCCGCTGAGCCGTCCGTCTCCGCCCCCGTCACCGAGCCCGCGCCGTCAGAGCCCGTGCAGCCGGAGCCCGCGGTAGCGGGAGCCGTTCCGGCCGATGCTCCACTCGACGGGGCGCCGCCCGTGGACAATCGCCGCTTCGAGAGCGTCGTGGTGGGCACGTCCGAGGCGAAGACGAGCGGCTCCATCCACATCCTCACTCCGGAGAAGCTCCAGCGCTACGAGCTGGACGACCCCCAGGCCATCCTCCAGTCCGTACCGGGCGTGTACGGCCGTGGCGAGGACGGCTTCGGCCTGCGGCCCAACCTGGGCCTGCGCGGCGTCAACCCGGACCGCAGCAAGAAGGTCACCCTGCTGGAGGACGGCATCCTCTTCGGGCCGGCGCCGTACTCCGCGCCCGCCGCGTACTACTTCCCGCTGATGACCCGCATGCAGTCGGTGCGCGTGCTCAAGGGCCCGTCCTCCGTGCAGCAGGGCCCGCAGACGGTGGGCGGCTCCGTGGACCTCATCACGCGGGACATCCCCGCGCAGGAGTCATTCGGCCTGGACGTCGCGGGCGGCCAGTACCTCTATGGCAAGGCGCACGGCTTCTTCGGCGCCAGCACCGAGCGCGCGGGCTTCCTCATCGAAGGCATCCACCTGCGCAGCAGCGGATTCAAGGACCTGGACAACAGCGACGCCACCACCGGCTTCCACCGCAACGAGTGGATGGCCAAGGCGCGCTACCGGCTGGTGCCGGACGGCGACCTGCGCCAGACGCTCCAGCTCAAGCTGGGCTACTCCGACGAAGGCTCCAACGAGACGTACCTGGGCCTGTCGGACGCGGACTTCGCGGCGAACCCGCTGCGCCGCTACAAGGCCAGCCAGTTCGACCACATGCGGTGGCACCGCACCCAGGCGGTGCTCAGCCACGTGCTGGAGGGGCGCGACATCACGGTGACGACGTCGCTGTACCGCCAGGACCTGGACCGCAGCTGGCGCAAGGTGAACGGCTTCCGCGGCATCAGCATCTCCGACGTGCTCGCGGACCCCACCAGCGCGCGCAACGCCATCTACTACAGCGTGCTCACCGGCGAGCAGGACTCGTCCACGCCGGGAGAGACCATCCTCATCGGGCCCAACTACCGCGTCTTCGTGAACCAGGGCCTCCAGAGCGTCGCCCGCTGGTCGGCGCGGACGGGCGCGCTGTCGCACAACGTCGAGTTCGGCGTGCGCTACCACTTCGACAGCATCGACCGGCGCCACACGCAGGACGGCTTCCGCATGGTGTCCGGCGAGCTGGTCGCCGAGGGCGGCACCACGGAGGTCACCGCCGACAACAAGGACTCCACGCACGCGCTCGCGCTGCACGCGACGGACGCCATCGCCTGGGGGCCCCTGGTGGTGACGCCGGGCGTGCGGCTGGAGGTCATCCGCTCCAAGTCCGTGGACAAGCTGGAGAGCACGACCCAGAACGGGTCGCTGGAGGCGCTGATGCCGGGCGTGGGCGTGTACGGCGCGCTCAACCCCGCGCTGGGCCTGTTCGCCGGCGCCTACCGGGGCTTCTCCCCGCCCGCGCCGGGCCAGCCCCAGGCCGTGGGCCCGGAGAAGAGCATCAATTACGAGGCCGGCGCGCGCTGGTCGCGGCGCAGTGAGCGCTTCGAGGTGGTGGGCTTCTTCAACGACTACTCCAACCTCACCGACGTCTGCACCTTCTCCAACGGCTGCTTCAACGACAACCTGGACCGCCAGGTGGACGCGGGCGAGGCGAACATCTACGGCCTGGAGGCCTACGCGGAGAAGACCTTCCGTCCGGGCGGCGGCATCACCTTCCCGCTGACGGTGGCGTACACGTTCACGCGCACGAAGCTGCTCAACGACTTCCGTTCGGCGGATCCGCAGTTCGGCAACGTGGTGGCGGGAGACGAGCTGCCGTACGTGCCCAACCACCAGCTCTTCGCCTCCATGGGCGTGGAGGGCGCGCGCTGGGGCGCCTTCATCAGCTCCACCTTCCTGAGCAGCATGCGCGAGCAGGCGGGCCAGGGCGAAATCCCCGAGGGCCTGAAGACGGGA